Below is a genomic region from Vibrio pomeroyi.
TGATGAATACGACACGGTCTTTGGCTGCGCGAATACACTCTTTCAAGTTCACAGAGGTACGACGTTCTTCGTCCATAATGCCGACTTTGATGGTGAAGCGGTCTAAACCTAGTGCATCCTCAATGCGACCAAACAACTCATTAGTGAAAGCCACTTCTTCCGGGCCATGCATCTTAGGTTTAACAATATTGATGCTATTCGCGGTCGAGTTTTGGTAAGGGCTATTCCCCTTTAAATCGTGCATTGCGATAAGCGATGTCACCATGCCATCCATGATACCTTCAGGCACTTCATTACCTTCGGCATCAATAATCGCAGGGTTAGTCATTAGGTGGCCCACGTTGCGTATGAACAACATGCTGCGGCCTTTAAGTGAGATTTCACCACCCGTCACACTGGTGTATTGACGATCAGGATTCAGGTTACGAACAATGGTTTTGCCGTTTTTCTCTAGCGACTCTTGCAGGTCGCCCTTCATTAAGCCTAACCAGTTTCGGTAAGCCAATGCTTTGTCTTCACCGTCAACCGCAGCGACAGAATCTTCGCAATCCATAATCGTAGTCAGTGCCGATTCCACCAGTACATCTTTAATACCCGCAACATCGACGCTGCCAATTGGCGCGCTCGGGTCGATTTGAATTTCGATATGGAGGTTATTGTGTTTAAGCAGGATACAAGAAGGCGCGCTTGCGTCTCCTTGATAGCCAATAAACTGGTTGCGATCAATGAGAGTGACTTCTTCGCCATTATCTAACGTCGCTGTCAGCGTGTTGCCAATGCTCACATTGCTGATGCTGTATTTGGTGACGTCTTTATGAGAAACACCATTCAGCGGCGCAGCGTCATCAAGGAACCCGCGAGCATAGCTCACTACTTTAGCGCCACGAACAGGGTTAAAGCTTCCACCTTTCTCGGCACCGTCGCTTTCGCTGATCACATCAGTGCCGTAGAGCGCATCGTATAAGCTGCCCCAGCGCGCGTTTGCTGCGTTAAGTGCAAATCGCGCGTTCATAATAGGCACCACAAGCTGCGGCCCAGCTTGTGTTGCAATTTCAGGCTCTACGCTTGCGGTGGTAACTTGGAAGTCTTCGCCCTCAGGTACAAGGTAGCCAATCTGCTGTAGGAACTGTTTATACTCTGCTGCATCCAGTGTTTGACCAGCACGCTCTTGGTGCCACACATCGATTTGATGTTGAAGATCTTCACGCTTGATAAGCAAAGCACGGTTCTTTGGTGCCAAATCTTTAAGGATGGCTGCGAAAGATTGCCAAAAGTCCTCTGCGACAATGCCTGTTCCAGGAATGACCTGCTCATTAATTAATTGGTAGAGGGTGCTATCAATGCTCAAGCTTCCCTGTTGAATACGACTGCTCATAAAATCTCTCTCAAATTAACCGCTGACTACTAAATAAATTTACGTAACTGACGAAAATTTAGCTAATTTATGCCGTTTATATTGGATATTCACAAAAGAAATACCTCAAAAACTGTGTTATCCCGTCACACCACTTTCGATTTCATTGGCGACACTTTTGATCAAGCGACGCATCCACTGGTGGTCTGGATTGGTTTGTAATAATGGGCTCCACGCCATCTTCACCTCAAAAGGTTCAATCGCAAATGGGGCTGGTTTAATTAACAAATTGGGGTTGTTGCGCTGCAATTGCGCGGCTTTGGTTGGAATAGTAAGGATAAGGTTTTTCTGCTGAGCGAAGAGAATCGCAGACAGGTAATGTCGGGTAAACACCGTGATGTTGCGGGTTTTACCAATGCGCATTAACGCTTCATCTATCCAACCGAGCTTTTGCGCTTCACTTGGGTTGATCCCGACTCCGGTTCCCATCCCCGTCTTACTTACCCAAATATGTTGCGCCTTTAAATAAGACAAAATATCAAAGTTATCGGCTATTGGATTATCACAGCTAAATAGGCAAGAAAACCCGTCGTGCCAAAGACTCATCTGGTGAAAGGACTGTGGAATGTCATCAAAACGGTTGATGATAATGTCCACTGTGCCTTGTTCTACATCCTGATAGCTCACATCACTTGGCGTCATTATATCCAGTCGGATTTTCGGCGCTATCTCGCTCAGTTTTTTCAATAGCGGTTGAATAATGGTCGACTCAGCATAGTCACTCGCCATGATACGAAACACGCGTTCACTGTCTTCTGCATTAAACTCTGTGGTCGGCTGGAGTGTCTTTTCTACATTCGCCAAAATGTTACGAATCAACGGCTGCAACTTTTGCGCGCGCTCGGTTGGCACCATCCCTTCACTGGTTCTCACCAATAGTGGATCTTCAAACAGATCGCGTAGTCGGCGCAGTCCATTACTCATGGCTGGTTGAGTTATTCCTAATTGATTTGCCGCTCGTGTAACGTTTCTTTCACGTAGCAACATGTCTAAATACACAAGCAAATTAAGGTCTATACGAGCAATATTCATAAGAAAAATACCGAATATAATAACTATAAATTAACAAAATTATCACATGCGTGGTTATTCTTTGTCCATAGCAAAGTTTTAATCCAAGCCAATTTGGCAACCATACCCCACGTGAAACTAAGGAATAGTTATGTCGCAAATTACACAAGATATCGAAATGATAGAAGTTGCAAAAAGCGCTGCAGGTGCTCCATGGGATGCAATCAATGCTGAATCTGCTGCTCGTATGCGAGCTCAAAACAAATTCAAAACAGGCTTAGATATCGCGCAATACACGGCAGATATCATGCGTGCGGATATGGAGGCTTACGATAAAGACAGCTCTCAATACACTCAGTCTTTAGGTTGCTGGCATGGTTTTATCGGTCAACAAAAGCTGATTTCTATTAAGAAGCACTTTGATGGCAAGACAGATCGCCGCTACCTATACCTATCAGGTTGGATGGTTGCTGCACTTCGTTCAGACTTTGGTCCACTTCCAGACCAATCAATGCATGAGAAAACATCGGTTGCAGGCCTAGTAGAAGAACTATACACATTCCTGCGCCAAGCTGATGCACGTGAACTGGGTGGTTTATTCCGTGAGCTAGACGCTGCACGTGAAGCGGGCGACGTTAACCAACAAGACCTTATCCAAGACAAAATCGACAATCACGTAACACACGTGGTGCCAATCATCGCGGATATCGATGCAGGTTTCGGTAACGCAGAAGCGACTTACCTAATGGCTAAACAGATGATTGAAGCGGGCGCATGTTGTCTACAAATTGAAAACCAAGTTGCCGATGAGAAGCAATGTGGTCACCAAGACGGCAAAGTAACGGTTCCACACGCTGACTTCCACGCAAAACTTCGTGCACTTCGTTACGCTTTCCTTGAACTAGGCATCGACAACGGCGTTATTGTTGCTCGTACCGATTCTCAGGGTGCTGGTCTAACAAAAGAAATCGCAGTAGTGAAAGAGCCGGGCGACCAAGGTGATATCTACAACTCATACCTAGATGTTGAAGAGATCGATGTTGCAGATATGGCAGAAGGCGACGTTTGCTTTAACCGTGACGGCAAGCTAGTTCGACCTAAGCGTCTACCTTCAGGCTTATACCAATTCCGCCAAGGTACTGGTGAAGACCGTTGTGTATTCGACTGTATTGAAGCAATCAACGCAGGTGCTGACCTACTTTGGATTGAGACTGAAAAGCCACACATCGGTCAAATCAAAGAGATGATGGACGGCGTTCGTGAAGTTCACCCTAACGCGAAACTGGTTTACAACAACTCTCCATCATTCAACTGGACGCTAAACTTCCGTCAGCAAGCTTACGATGCATTGGTTGCTGAAGGTAAAGACGTATCAGCTTACGACCGTGCAAACCTAATGAGCGCGGAATACGACGAGACTGAACTGTCTGCAAGTGCTGACGAGAAGATTCGTACATTCCAAGCGGACGCATCTCGTGAAGCGGGTATCTTCCACCACTTGATTACGCTACCGACTTACCACACTGCAGCGCTGTCTACCGACAACCTTGCGAAAGAGTACTTCGGCGACCAAGGCATGTTGGGTTACGTTGCAAATGTTCAACGTAAAGAGATCCGCCAAGGCATCGCATGTGTTAAACACCAAAACATGTCTGGTTCAGACATCGGTGATGACCACAAAGAGTACTTCGCTGGTGAGAATGCACTGAAAGCAGCGGGCGAAGCGAATACGTCTAACCAATTTGATTAATCTTGATTAATCGCTAGAACTAAAGCCTCCCCCGCCCTTTTCTCTTACTTCGGTAAGATCCGGGGGAAGGCTTTGAGATAAAGCTTGTACTGCCGGCTTTATCTCAAAGTCTAAGAATTGTGTTCTACACCACGGTCAGCTAAGCAACATCTGTTTAAGCTAACTGTGTTCATGTTGTTGAGATTCCTGTTTGTTGATATTTCTTTTGATTGAGAGTGCCTATGACTTCAATACCTAAACACCTACAAGATGCAAAAACGCTGCTATCAGAAAATGGTTTCGCAACGGGTGATACTTGGTATCACGGCACGTCTTCAGCCTTGCTTGCTTCAATTAAAGGACAAGGACTGAAACGTTCTGGAGACAAAGCACTCAATGAGGCCGCTTCAAAAACCATGGCAACGATTGGCAATAACTACACCGAGTCGGTTGAGCCTGTGTTCCTGACTCAGAGTAAAGAGCTGGCGTATTACTGGGCGCAACAAACCGTTCGTGAGCGTGGTGTTCGTTTCGAAGGGGAAGAACGACCTATCGTGTTAGCGGTAAACCTGTCTGAGAAGCAGCGTGCCAAAGTAAGACCGGACGTGGGTGCGATGAGCCTGTTAATGATGAGTGTGGGCGAGCAATTCATGGCTCACATGGCTAAGGTTTATCAAGA
It encodes:
- a CDS encoding malate synthase G, which gives rise to MSSRIQQGSLSIDSTLYQLINEQVIPGTGIVAEDFWQSFAAILKDLAPKNRALLIKREDLQHQIDVWHQERAGQTLDAAEYKQFLQQIGYLVPEGEDFQVTTASVEPEIATQAGPQLVVPIMNARFALNAANARWGSLYDALYGTDVISESDGAEKGGSFNPVRGAKVVSYARGFLDDAAPLNGVSHKDVTKYSISNVSIGNTLTATLDNGEEVTLIDRNQFIGYQGDASAPSCILLKHNNLHIEIQIDPSAPIGSVDVAGIKDVLVESALTTIMDCEDSVAAVDGEDKALAYRNWLGLMKGDLQESLEKNGKTIVRNLNPDRQYTSVTGGEISLKGRSMLFIRNVGHLMTNPAIIDAEGNEVPEGIMDGMVTSLIAMHDLKGNSPYQNSTANSINIVKPKMHGPEEVAFTNELFGRIEDALGLDRFTIKVGIMDEERRTSVNLKECIRAAKDRVVFINTGFLDRTGDEIHTSMEAGPFAPKTQLKTMTWIGAYEDQNVDLGLACGLQGKAQIGKGMWPEPDNMAKMMDAKIGHPQAGANTAWVPSPTAATLHALHYHKVSVPSRQKELRERVRANVDDILTIPLLGNQKLTAQDIQNELDNNTQGILGYVVRWIDQGVGCSKVPDINDVGLMEDRATLRISSQHIANWLRHGICEEAQVMKTMKRMAAVVDEQNAGDPSYQNMAPDFENSIAFSAACQLVFEGCAQPSGYTEPVLHAMRLKLKAQSV
- a CDS encoding LysR family transcriptional regulator, with product MNIARIDLNLLVYLDMLLRERNVTRAANQLGITQPAMSNGLRRLRDLFEDPLLVRTSEGMVPTERAQKLQPLIRNILANVEKTLQPTTEFNAEDSERVFRIMASDYAESTIIQPLLKKLSEIAPKIRLDIMTPSDVSYQDVEQGTVDIIINRFDDIPQSFHQMSLWHDGFSCLFSCDNPIADNFDILSYLKAQHIWVSKTGMGTGVGINPSEAQKLGWIDEALMRIGKTRNITVFTRHYLSAILFAQQKNLILTIPTKAAQLQRNNPNLLIKPAPFAIEPFEVKMAWSPLLQTNPDHQWMRRLIKSVANEIESGVTG
- a CDS encoding isocitrate lyase — its product is MSQITQDIEMIEVAKSAAGAPWDAINAESAARMRAQNKFKTGLDIAQYTADIMRADMEAYDKDSSQYTQSLGCWHGFIGQQKLISIKKHFDGKTDRRYLYLSGWMVAALRSDFGPLPDQSMHEKTSVAGLVEELYTFLRQADARELGGLFRELDAAREAGDVNQQDLIQDKIDNHVTHVVPIIADIDAGFGNAEATYLMAKQMIEAGACCLQIENQVADEKQCGHQDGKVTVPHADFHAKLRALRYAFLELGIDNGVIVARTDSQGAGLTKEIAVVKEPGDQGDIYNSYLDVEEIDVADMAEGDVCFNRDGKLVRPKRLPSGLYQFRQGTGEDRCVFDCIEAINAGADLLWIETEKPHIGQIKEMMDGVREVHPNAKLVYNNSPSFNWTLNFRQQAYDALVAEGKDVSAYDRANLMSAEYDETELSASADEKIRTFQADASREAGIFHHLITLPTYHTAALSTDNLAKEYFGDQGMLGYVANVQRKEIRQGIACVKHQNMSGSDIGDDHKEYFAGENALKAAGEANTSNQFD